The genomic stretch GTTCGACCGCTCGCACGGAGGATTCATGAAAGCGAACGCGCAACTGCGGGCTCGCTAGGAGGCAGCCATGGCCGCTCAGGCACTAAAACTCGATCCTGGTTTACGCAGCACGGATACGCTGGAATTTGCCGAGGCGTTGCGGGCGAAAATCGTGGGGCAGGAAGAGGGCGTGCAGGCGCTGGTGGACCTGTATCAGGTATTTTGCGCGGGGTTGAACTCGCCGGGGCGCCCGGTGGGCAACCTGCTGTTTCTGGGGCCGACGGGGTCGGGGAAGACGCGCATCGTGG from Terriglobia bacterium encodes the following:
- a CDS encoding ATP-dependent Clp protease ATP-binding subunit yields the protein MAAQALKLDPGLRSTDTLEFAEALRAKIVGQEEGVQALVDLYQVFCAGLNSPGRPVGNLLFLGPTGSGKTRIV